A genomic region of Anopheles coustani chromosome 3, idAnoCousDA_361_x.2, whole genome shotgun sequence contains the following coding sequences:
- the LOC131265965 gene encoding uncharacterized protein LOC131265965, with translation MMEGPRSGRSLIFLALFCCLGPYLTPAVQSKKQSTCDRTYASDVKCGMIVLHPSSLPKHSAEAVRGEFPWHVAISQLEQRVPVYSCGGSLVRDRFVITAAHCVINANNGYPRSKDSFLVQLGHHELGVAEEGCSQTVGVQTVYVHPEYRSGVQRHDLAILELERPVRFNDRVLPICLDNDDEDQSGAFYRNVGKVPGWGYTEFDDVSSWLRMTEVPIVNYTRCLSNNPDGFYHSIHDGMFCGGYANGTNVCNGDSGGGLVTYRNGHWELQGIVSFTALREDMDKVLCDTQQYAGFVKVRYYKAWIGSIISGDWEWIGNDENEREHTSPKTAEALKVVPDCGKRQITTVPLIVNGVRSLAGQWPWHAAIFGVSKRSREYLCGGTLVSPSYILTSASCVTDWHPRKRPFVVQLGQNQLFESSITGREVRVLEVETSDDSSMALLRLEADVQYDDYIQPICLPTPNDTDSSAETGTNEGKDGLIVGYGQTDPTGDLSPFLQATLMPIVDSGLCMVYRIFDKKEAHKMFCAGHGNGTNACKGDEGGGFYEENRHGAWTITGVIGKINLYRKQCDPYGYVGLADVVHYLEWIMDRIRSALSLPSRVPPDTSHSKRPPKGCRRKHHRHHHHREQEHQHRQQHRRTNGSGSKESGSNEDSNEHTDPSITSAVKNVMQAKVDLVKDIHTDPLSVMKMEVPRSGRTLKILCLALVCVGPYFTPLVRSENQSDCDRTYPSDVQCGLPLVGPLNATFLPKHSAEAVRGEFPWHVAIFQKEYSSPVYACGGSLVSDRFVITAAHCVVNSNTGYPLSKDRFFLELGYHELGVPKEGCTQDLRVKNVHMHPQFRSGFQRHDLAILELERPVRFNDRVLPICLDDDDEDQTGAFYRNVGKVPGWGYTEFDSVSSSLRMTEVPITNYTRCLNNNQGGFAHIIYDGMFCGGYANGTNVCNGDSGGGLVTYRNKRWELQGIVSFTVLREVKGKFLCDTQHYAGFVKVRYYKAWISTILTAEIEPMTNKETEEGTIPKTTTSSKLPTDCGKRRITTVSAIVNGVRSLAGQWPWHVAIFGVSERFRKYLCGGTLVSANNILTAVSCVTDWHPQNRPFIVQLGQAQLFQSSITGREVRVLNVEKSDDSTMALLKLEVDVQYDDYIQPICLPATAHVDGSDLVGTRIGTDGVIAGYGETEPEGSEPDYLQSTTMPIVDSKICVMHGIFDEGSVGKKFCVGHRNGSGACTGDEGGGFYVVNEQGVWTIRGVIGNIKLDGKRCDPTGYIGLADVPFYNEWLTNRVEGPEDKGRYNKE, from the exons ATGATGGAGGGACCACGATCAGGTCGTAGTCTCATCTTCCTAGCGTTGTTCTGCTGCCTTGGACCGTACCTTACACCAGCCGTGCAGTCCAAGAAACAGTCAACTTGTGATCGTACATACGCCAGTGATGTAAAGTGTGGCATGATAGTGCTCCATCCATCGTCCCTACCGAAACACTCGGCGGAAGCGGTCCGTGGAGAGTTCCCCTGGCATGTGGCCATCTCGCAACTGGAACAACGTGTTCCGGTTTACAGCTGCGGAGGATCGTTGGTGAGAGATCGATTCGTGATCACAGCGGCCCACTGCGTCATCAACGCCAACAATGGCTATCCGCGTTCAAAGGATAGCTTCCTTGTACAACTAGGACATCATGAGTTGGGCGTTGCTGAGGAAGGTTGCAGCCAAACGGTAGGTGTCCAGACGGTCTATGTACATCCGGAGTATCGCAGTGGAGTTCAACGGCATGATCTGGCGATACTGGAGTTGGAACGACCCGTTCGCTTCAACGATCGTGTCCTCCCGATTTGTCTCGACAATGACGATGAGGATCAATCTGGAGCGTTCTATCGGAACGTAGGAAAAGTACCCGGGTGGGGTTACACCGAGTTCGATGACGTCTCAAGCTGGCTGCGTATGACCGAGGTTCCGATCGTCAACTACACCCGATGTCTGTCGAACAACCCGGACGGATTCTATCACTCCATTCACGATGGAATGTTTTGTGGTGGTTATGCCAACGGGACTAACGTCTGTAACGGTGACTCGGGCGGTGGACTCGTCACGTACCGCAACGGACACTGGGAGCTACAGGGTATCGTATCGTTCACTGCCCTCCGGGAGGACATGGACAAAGTTCTTTGTGACACGCAACAGTATGCCGGCTTCGTGAAGGTACGCTACTACAAAGCTTGGATAGGAAGTATTATCTCCGGCGATTGGGAATGGATAGGCAATGATGAAAACGAACGAGAACATACATCTCCGAAAACAGCTGAAGCGTTGAAGGTAGTGCCCGATTGTGGTAAAAGACAGATCACCACGGTACCACTGATCGTTAACGGTGTTAGAAGCCTTGCAGGTCAATGGCCCTGGCATGCGGCCATATTTGGCGTATCCAAGCGATCCCGTGAATACTTGTGCGGTGGAACACTAGTGAGTCCTAGCTATATCCTAACCTCAGCTAGCTGCGTGACCGATTGGCACCCACGGAAGCGTCCATTTGTTGTGCAACTTGGTCAGAACCAGCTGTTCGAAAGCTCCATCACAGGCCGGGAGGTACGAGTTCTTGAGGTGGAAACGAGTGATGATAGCTCAATGGCTCTGTTACGGCTGGAGGCGGACGTGCAGTACGATGACTACATACAGCCCATCTGCCTGCCTACACCCAACGACACAGATAGCTCGGCTGAGACGGGGACAAACGAAGGCAAAGATGGGTTGATTGTCGGGTACGGGCAGACCGATCCAACCGGGGATCTTTCACCATTTCTTCAGGCCACTCTGATGCCGATAGTTGACAGTGGTCTCTGCATGGTTTACCGCATCTTTGATAAAAAGGAAGCGCACAAAATGTTCTGCGCCGGCCATGGAAATG GTACGAACGCGTGTAAGGGTGATGAAGGTGGTGGATTCTACGAAGAAAATCGGCATGGTGCTTGGACCATCACGGGCGTCATCGGAAAGATCAATCTCTACCGAAAGCAGTGTGACCCGTACGGATACGTCGGACTAGCTGATGTCGTTCACTACCTCGAGTGGATAATGGATCGAATTCGAAGTGCCCTGTCGCTCCCGAGTAGAGTGCCCCCAGATACATCGCATTCTAAGAGACCCCCAAAAGGATGTCGGCGGAAGCATCATCgacaccatcaccatcgggAACAGGAGCATCAGCATCGCCAGCAGCATCGGCGCACTAATGGTTCCGGATCGAAGGAGAGCGGCTCCAATGAGGACAGTAACGAACATACGGATCCTTCGATTACATCGGCGGTGAAGAATGTTATGCAGGCAAAGGTCGACCTGGTGAAAGATATCCACACT GACCCGCTATCAGTCATGAAAATGGAAGTGCCGCGATCAGGTCGTACACTGAAGATACTCTGTCTAGCGTTGGTTTGTGTTGGCCCATACTTTACTCCACTCGTGCGATCAGAGAACCAGTCAGATTGTGATCGCACATACCCCAGTGATGTACAGTGTGGACTACCACTTGTCGGTCCATTGAACGCAACCTTCTTGCCGAAACACTCGGCGGAAGCGGTTCGTGGAGAGTTTCCTTGGCATGTGGCCATCTTCCAAAAAGAGTACAGTAGCCCGGTATACGCTTGCGGAGGATCGTTGGTGAGCGATCGATTCGTGATCACAGCGGCCCACTGCGTCGTCAATTCAAACACCGGCTATCCACTATCAAAGGACAGGTTCTTCCTGGAGTTAGGATACCACGAGCTGGGTGTGCCTAAGGAAGGTTGCACTCAGGATCTACGTGTGAAAAACGTGCACATGCATCCGCAATTTCGCAGCGGTTTTCAACGGCATGATCTAGCGATACTGGAGTTGGAACGACCCGTTCGCTTCAACGATCGCGTCCTCCCGATTTGcctcgacgatgacgatgaagatCAAACTGGGGCGTTCTATCGGAACGTAGGAAAAGTACCCGGGTGGGGCTACACCGAGTTCGATTCCGTCTCGAGCTCGCTGCGTATGACCGAGGTTCCGATCACCAACTACACCCGGTGTCTAAACAACAACCAAGGAGGTTTTGCCCACATCATTTATGATGGAATGTTTTGTGGTGGTTATGCCAACGGAACAAACGTCTGCAACGGTGACTCGGGCGGTGGACTCGTCACGTATCGCAACAAACGCTGGGAACTACAGGGTATCGTTTCGTTCACTGTCCTTCGAGAAGTCAAGGGCAAATTTTTGTGCGATACGCAACATTATGCGGGTTTTGTAAAGGTACGCTACTACAAAGCTTGGATAAGCACAATACTCACCGCTGAAATTGAACCGATGACAAACAAGGAAACAGAAGAAGGAACGATCCCGAAAACGACAACATCGTCGAAGCTTCCGACCGATTGTGGTAAACGACGTATCACCACAGTGTCAGCGATCGTTAACGGTGTTCGTAGTCTCGCGGGACAATGGCCCTGGCATGTGGCCATATTCGGTGTTTCCGAGCGATTCCGGAAATACTTATGCGGTGGAACACTAGTGAGTGCTAACAATATCCTAACCGCAGTCAGTTGTGTCACCGATTGGCACCCCCAAAACCGTCCGTTCATCGTACAACTTGGCCAAGCTCAGCTGTTCCAAAGCTCTATCACAGGCCGGGAAGTACGAGTCCTCAACGTGGAAAAGAGCGACGATAGCACCATGGCTCTGTTAAAGCTGGAGGTGGACGTTCAGTACGATGACTACATACAGCCGATCTGTCTGCCTGCCACGGCTCATGTCGACGGCTCCGACTTAGTTGGGACCCGTATCGGTACAGATGGAGTGATTGCCGGCTACGGTGAGACAGAGCCCGAAGGATCAGAACCAGACTACCTTCAGTCCACAACAATGCCCATCGTCGACAGTAAGATATGCGTTATGCATGGCATCTTCGACGAAGGTAGTGTAGGCAAGAAGTTTTGCGTGGGTCATAGAAATG GTTCGGGCGCATGTACCGGCGATGAAGGAGGTGGATTCTATGTGGTGAACGAGCAAGGCGTATGGACCATCAGGGGCGTCATTGGCAACATCAAACTCGATGGTAAACGATGCGATCCAACGGGATACATCGGTCTGGCCGATGTGCCGTTCTACAACGAGTGGCTAACGAATCGCGTCGAAG